Proteins encoded in a region of the Magallana gigas chromosome 8, xbMagGiga1.1, whole genome shotgun sequence genome:
- the LOC105332907 gene encoding uncharacterized protein gives MTEMTAKLNFYCAWFCPFAQRAWIALLEKGVNFEYIEYNPYKEKTKEFLQLNPRGLVPVIEVNGQSVYESDVCIEFIDEYGGPANRLLPAEPMTRAKTRIICGFISREIIPAFYGLLLKQDKNAQEKIKAALLHNLKTLLTYKPDSTPFFGGNKLGMADIMLVPFAMRFPVLSHYRGFVIPETRDYESFHRWMKACKEQTSVIKTTCDIDKAIMVYQSYADGTANVRSKI, from the exons ATG ACTGAAATGACAGCTAAGCTGAATTTCTACTGTGCCTGGTTTTGTCCCTTTGCTCAGAGAGCATGGATTGCTCTCCTGGAGAAAGGTGTGAACTTTGAGTACATCGAATATAACCCGTACAAGGAAAAAACCAAAGAGTTTCTCCAACTAAATCCCAGAGGATTGGTCCCAGTTATAGAGGTGAATGGCCAATCCGTCTATGAGTCTGACGTTTGTATTGAATTTATTGACGAATATGGCGGTCCTGCGAACAGGCTGCTTCCAGCTGAACCAATGACACGTGCAAAGACGCGGATAATCTGCGGCTTCATATCCCGCGAAATAATCCCTGCTTTTTATGGTTTGCTATTAAAACAAGACAAAAACGCCCAGGAGAAAATAAAAGCAGCACTGTTACATAATTTGAAGACTTTGCTTACATACAAACCGGATTCGACTCCGTTTTTCGGTGGTAACAAGTTGGGAATGGCAGACATCATGTTAGTACCTTTCGCCATGCGGTTCCCTGTGCTAAGTCATTACAGGGGATTTGTGATACCAGAAACGAGGGATTACGAGAGTTTTCACAGGTGGATGAAAGCTTGCAAAGAACAAACCTCGGTCATCAAAACCACCTGCGATATTGATAAAGCGATTATGGTTTACCAATCCTATGCCGACGGAACTGCAAATGTTAGAAGCAAGATCTAA